One Notolabrus celidotus isolate fNotCel1 chromosome 18, fNotCel1.pri, whole genome shotgun sequence DNA window includes the following coding sequences:
- the pde6gb gene encoding phosphodiesterase 6G, cGMP-specific, rod, gamma, paralog b, which yields MNLEPHKIEIKSATRVTGGPATPRKGPPKFKQRQTRQFKSKPPKKGIQGFGDDIPGMEGLGTDITVICPWEAFNHLELHELAQYGII from the exons ATGAATCTGGAGCCGCACAAAATTGAGATCAAGTCGGCCACTCGGGTCACCGGCGGCCCCGCCACCCCACGCAAAGGCCCGCCCAAGTTCAAGCAGAGGCAGACCCGCCAGTTCAAGAGCAAACCCCCGAAGAAGGGAATCCAGGGGTTTGGTGATGATATCCCCGGGATGGAGGGCTTAGGCACAG acaTCACGGTCATCTGTCCCTGGGAGGCCTTCAATCACCTGGAGCTGCATGAGCTGGCTCAGTATGGTATCATCTGA
- the oxld1 gene encoding uncharacterized protein oxld1 encodes MSCFGVHAVRSSLSLPKLCILSLLNLRHPLHPSSLQSWRRVPHSCPFRLVSTGPEPPPLPTLTDTTDTTDTTDRLPSTWTPEQGPPPSPSHCCMSGCHNCVWIEHAEQLLEYYTDGGDRALAAIEENVLDENLKTYLKMEIRLLNKK; translated from the exons ATGTCGTGTTTTGGTGTCCACGCGGTGAGGTCGTCGCTGTCTCTACCTAAG cTGTGCATCCTCTCCCTGCTGAACCTGAGACACCCactccatccctcctctctgcagtcctgGAGGAGAGTTCCTCACAGCTGTCCCTTTAGACTCGTCTCTACCGGACCAGAGCCGCCCCCTCTCCCCACGCTCACCGACACCACTGACACCACTGACACTACTGACCGCCTCCCCTCCACGTGGACTCCTGAGCAGGGTCCGCCCCCTTCTCCCTCACACTGCTGCATGAGCGGCTGTCATAACTGTGTGTGGATCGAACATGCGGAGCAGCTGCTGGAGTATTACACGGACGGAGGGGACCGGGCGCTCGCTGCCATCGAGGAGAACGTCCTCGATGAGAACCTTAAGACTTATCTGAAGATGGagatcagactgttaaacaagAAGTGA